A section of the Candidatus Goldiibacteriota bacterium genome encodes:
- a CDS encoding DnaJ domain-containing protein, producing the protein MANKLNYYELLEIYPAATQEEIDGAFRMMLYKYHPDHNPDRPDWAHEKTSEVVEAYNILSNPLKRKIYNFIIFASLKQAPADKKFGIFQGNDKKKFEEASVIFKEGVAAFDTNKNTALLKFQQACAVYKLSEGYYNIGVIYTVTNKLLDARRAFEEAVKLDPDNQHYKRVIDKLQELMREIDRVRKAQ; encoded by the coding sequence ATGGCAAATAAACTTAACTATTATGAACTGCTGGAAATTTATCCGGCGGCAACACAGGAAGAGATAGACGGCGCGTTCAGGATGATGCTGTATAAATACCATCCTGATCATAATCCTGACAGGCCGGATTGGGCTCATGAAAAGACTTCAGAAGTTGTGGAAGCGTATAATATATTGTCCAATCCGCTTAAGCGTAAGATATATAACTTTATAATATTCGCTTCGTTAAAACAGGCGCCTGCGGATAAAAAGTTTGGTATTTTTCAGGGCAATGACAAGAAAAAATTTGAAGAAGCGTCAGTGATTTTTAAGGAAGGCGTGGCGGCATTTGATACAAACAAAAATACCGCGCTGCTTAAATTTCAGCAGGCGTGCGCTGTATATAAGTTAAGCGAGGGTTATTACAACATAGGCGTTATTTACACTGTAACCAATAAACTTCTGGACGCCAGAAGGGCTTTTGAAGAAGCTGTTAAACTTGACCCGGATAATCAGCATTATAAAAGGGTTATTGATAAGCTTCAGGAACTTATGAGGGAAATAGACAGGGTAAGAAAAGCGCAGTAA
- the dnaK gene encoding molecular chaperone DnaK — MAKIIGIDLGTTNSCMGLMEDNRLLVIPNDENFRTTPSVVAFTKEGQILVGNAAKRQQVMNPENTIFSIKRFIGRKFNDPTVANDLRLMPYKLIKAANGDVWVEVMGRTYSPPELSAMILMKMKKDAENYLGETVDKAVVTVPAHFNDSQRQATKDAGKIAGLEIVRIINEPTAAALASGFDSKTKMKVVIYDLGGGTFDVSILELGQGIFKVLSTSGDTHLGGDDFDQAIIDYLVAEFLKKEGIDLKNDRVALQRLKDAAEKAKINLSTLESVEITLPFLAATNDGPKHLQTVLSRPTLEAITKTIAEKTAGPCEIALNDAGMRAGDIDEVVLVGGQTKMPLVREVVKRIFRKDPFSGVNPDEAVASGASKQASVLKGDIRDILLLDVTAFSLGIKTEGGIFSKIVEKNSSIPLRKTEVYTTTQENQSFVRIEVFQGEKPMASDNKMIGTFDLVGIPPGPKGSAKIDVIFDIDANGIIRVSAKDQSTGKEQVIKITADSGLSKSELENKTKEIGAEFAKKISKGEKIQSKQDYKEVPAREGEGGGLASAPEEEGEFKKKKSIFDIFKKKEG, encoded by the coding sequence GTGGCAAAAATTATCGGGATAGACCTTGGAACTACAAACTCCTGTATGGGGTTAATGGAAGACAACAGGCTTCTGGTGATACCGAATGACGAAAATTTCAGGACCACGCCGTCGGTAGTGGCTTTCACCAAAGAAGGGCAGATACTTGTGGGCAATGCCGCCAAAAGGCAGCAGGTAATGAACCCTGAAAATACAATTTTTTCAATTAAAAGGTTCATAGGGCGCAAATTTAATGACCCTACCGTTGCGAATGATTTAAGGCTCATGCCTTATAAACTTATTAAAGCCGCAAACGGCGACGTCTGGGTGGAAGTAATGGGCAGGACTTATTCTCCTCCGGAACTTTCCGCTATGATACTTATGAAAATGAAAAAAGACGCGGAAAATTATCTTGGCGAAACGGTTGATAAAGCTGTTGTCACGGTTCCCGCGCATTTTAATGACTCGCAGAGGCAGGCGACAAAAGACGCGGGCAAAATAGCCGGTCTGGAAATAGTAAGGATAATAAATGAACCTACAGCCGCGGCTTTGGCCAGCGGTTTTGACAGCAAGACAAAGATGAAAGTTGTTATTTACGACCTTGGCGGCGGAACTTTTGACGTGTCCATACTTGAACTTGGTCAGGGTATTTTTAAGGTCCTGTCCACAAGCGGCGACACGCACCTTGGCGGAGATGATTTTGACCAGGCAATAATAGATTACCTTGTAGCGGAATTTCTTAAAAAAGAAGGCATTGATTTAAAGAATGACAGGGTTGCCCTGCAAAGGTTAAAAGACGCGGCGGAAAAAGCAAAGATAAACCTTTCCACTCTTGAATCCGTTGAAATAACACTTCCATTTTTGGCTGCTACAAATGACGGGCCAAAACATCTTCAGACAGTTCTTTCAAGGCCCACGCTGGAAGCTATTACAAAAACAATCGCTGAAAAAACAGCCGGACCCTGCGAAATTGCGCTTAATGACGCGGGCATGAGGGCGGGCGATATAGATGAAGTGGTTCTTGTGGGCGGGCAGACAAAAATGCCCCTTGTACGTGAAGTGGTAAAAAGAATTTTCAGAAAAGACCCTTTTTCCGGCGTTAATCCGGACGAAGCGGTTGCGTCAGGCGCTTCAAAACAGGCGTCTGTTTTAAAGGGCGATATCAGGGATATACTGCTGCTTGATGTTACCGCTTTTTCACTTGGTATTAAAACAGAAGGCGGCATTTTTTCAAAGATAGTTGAAAAAAACAGCTCCATACCGCTTAGAAAAACAGAAGTATACACCACCACGCAGGAAAACCAGTCTTTTGTAAGAATAGAAGTGTTTCAGGGCGAAAAACCAATGGCTTCCGATAATAAGATGATAGGTACTTTTGACCTTGTGGGAATTCCTCCCGGGCCGAAAGGTTCGGCGAAGATAGATGTTATTTTTGACATTGACGCGAATGGAATCATAAGGGTTTCCGCTAAAGATCAGTCTACCGGAAAAGAGCAGGTGATAAAGATAACGGCGGACAGCGGGCTATCAAAATCGGAACTTGAAAATAAAACCAAAGAGATTGGCGCTGAATTTGCAAAGAAAATCTCAAAAGGCGAAAAAATTCAGTCTAAACAGGATTACAAAGAAGTGCCTGCCCGGGAAGGCGAAGGCGGCGGCCTTGCGTCCGCGCCCGAAGAAGAAGGCGAATTCAAAAAGAAAAAATCAATTTTTGACATATTCAAGAAAAAAGAGGGGTAA